Proteins co-encoded in one Flavobacterium fluviale genomic window:
- a CDS encoding DUF763 domain-containing protein: protein MKRSGTADLPLHYGQVPLWLSERMSKLGLAIVETIALEFSTSEVISKLSNPFWFQSFGAVMGMDWHSSGITTSVLGALKKSVNPHSKELGIYICGGKGKHSMLTPQELLFVGEKTGLDGNNLANCSRLTAKVDNTAIQDGFQLYQHSFIVDNKGQWAVIQQGMNPNSKTARRYHWHSQDLKSFVEEPHTFIYGENQGNILNLTAQAASKSRDGILELCKESPAKIMKEMQYLSMPAHHDVRMEDVNMKRLGAMLWTTHENKPEDFEELLLLKGMGPRALQSLALVSEVIYGTPTRFEDPARFSFAHGGKDGHPFPVPVKIYDETIDTLQRAINRAKIGNSDKIAAIQKLSEISRKAEENFTPNSNFDALIQREREQSHLYGGKTIFGDAKPPRKKPSNPNNNQLELF, encoded by the coding sequence ATGAAGCGTTCTGGTACAGCTGATCTCCCACTACATTATGGACAAGTTCCATTATGGCTTTCCGAAAGAATGTCTAAGCTTGGTCTAGCGATTGTCGAAACTATTGCATTAGAATTTTCCACTTCCGAAGTTATAAGTAAATTAAGTAATCCATTTTGGTTTCAAAGTTTTGGTGCAGTAATGGGAATGGACTGGCACTCTTCAGGAATCACAACATCTGTATTGGGAGCACTCAAAAAATCAGTAAATCCACACTCAAAAGAACTAGGTATATACATTTGCGGCGGTAAGGGAAAGCATTCTATGCTTACGCCCCAAGAACTTTTATTTGTAGGTGAAAAAACAGGTCTTGATGGTAATAATCTTGCCAATTGCAGCAGACTTACCGCTAAAGTAGACAATACGGCTATTCAGGATGGATTCCAATTATATCAGCACAGTTTTATCGTCGATAACAAAGGGCAATGGGCTGTTATCCAGCAGGGAATGAATCCTAATTCTAAAACTGCCAGAAGATATCACTGGCATTCTCAAGATTTAAAATCTTTTGTAGAAGAGCCTCATACTTTTATTTATGGCGAAAATCAAGGCAACATCTTAAATCTTACCGCTCAGGCGGCGTCAAAATCAAGAGATGGAATTTTAGAATTATGCAAAGAATCTCCAGCAAAAATCATGAAAGAAATGCAGTATCTCTCGATGCCGGCGCACCATGATGTTAGAATGGAAGATGTAAACATGAAAAGACTTGGCGCAATGCTCTGGACAACGCATGAAAATAAACCCGAAGATTTTGAAGAGTTGCTGCTTTTAAAAGGAATGGGACCAAGAGCACTGCAATCTCTAGCTTTGGTAAGCGAGGTAATTTACGGCACTCCTACCCGATTTGAAGATCCAGCCCGCTTTTCATTTGCACACGGAGGAAAAGACGGACATCCATTTCCAGTTCCGGTCAAAATATATGACGAGACAATTGATACTTTACAAAGAGCAATCAATCGTGCTAAAATTGGTAATTCGGATAAAATTGCTGCGATTCAAAAGTTATCTGAAATATCTAGAAAAGCGGAAGAGAACTTTACTCCTAATTCTAATTTTGATGCATTGATTCAAAGAGAAAGAGAGCAATCTCATTTATATGGAGGAAAAACCATTTTTGGAGACGCAAAACCTCCAAGAAAAAAACCTTCAAATCCTAATAATAATCAGCTTGAATTATTTTAA
- a CDS encoding TIM-barrel domain-containing protein, with the protein MNFKTTLISVLFITLSIPINAQEVPLQKTSLVGNRIVEFIPKGFDKSKTPSLILASEPKSKGKVPLDWTLIPEFRFQNNKAGAVLNLQGNISLYGGGEVTGPLLRNGQSIKLWNTDTGAYSVEGGKRLYQTHPWVMGVRPDGSAFGIIFDSTWKAELITNSDQIIYNSEGALFRVYLIDRESPQEVIKGLSELTGTIKLPPRWALGYHQCRFSYDSEKRVMEIADTFREKKIPCDVIWMDIDYMQGYRVFTFDSIRFSNPKRLNDNLHKKGFRAVYMIDPGVKVDKDYDVYQSGSQNGVWVMKNNGEEYHGKVWPGDCVFPDFTDPKTRNWWGGLYKDFLNTGIDGVWNDMNEPAVNDNDFPEDKRLGTMPYDTPHKGGGNLPQGPHLLYHNAYGRLMVEASYNGILKTNPDKRPFLLTRSNLLGGQRYAATWTGDNYAGWDHLKLSVPMSLTLGLSGQPFNGPDIGGFLGNTDGDLWANWLSFGAFMPFARGHACAGTNDKEPWAYGAAIEKTSRIALERRYRLLPYLYTLFYESSKTGLPVMAPVFFADSKNSSLRDEEQAFLLGENLLVVPSFAKKPKLPSGIWEELNLIEGEQNDKYQAKLKIKGGSIIPAGKVIQNAGENSFDPLSLYVCLNEKNTAKGELYLDAGDGFGFEKGDYALVTFAAERKNDTVLVKVAKTEGKRNSSAEIQKINVNLLLNGKIYIGSGTLKKGITVTLK; encoded by the coding sequence ATGAATTTTAAAACCACCTTAATTTCCGTTCTCTTTATTACGCTTTCTATACCTATCAATGCACAAGAAGTTCCATTACAAAAAACTTCGCTTGTGGGGAATCGAATTGTTGAATTTATTCCAAAAGGGTTTGATAAAAGCAAAACACCTTCCTTGATACTTGCTTCAGAACCAAAATCAAAAGGCAAAGTACCATTAGATTGGACTTTAATTCCTGAATTTAGATTTCAAAATAATAAGGCAGGTGCCGTTTTAAATCTTCAGGGAAATATAAGTCTGTATGGAGGAGGGGAAGTTACAGGACCGCTTTTACGCAACGGACAATCGATAAAATTATGGAATACCGATACAGGTGCTTATAGTGTTGAAGGCGGAAAAAGATTGTATCAAACGCATCCTTGGGTTATGGGGGTTCGACCAGACGGCTCTGCTTTCGGAATTATATTTGACAGTACTTGGAAAGCAGAATTAATTACAAATTCAGATCAGATTATTTACAACTCTGAAGGTGCTTTATTTAGAGTTTACCTTATTGATAGAGAGTCTCCGCAGGAAGTTATAAAAGGACTTTCAGAATTAACAGGAACAATCAAACTGCCTCCACGCTGGGCTTTGGGCTACCATCAATGCCGATTTTCTTATGATAGTGAAAAACGTGTTATGGAAATTGCCGATACTTTTAGAGAAAAGAAAATTCCATGTGACGTCATTTGGATGGATATAGATTACATGCAGGGTTATCGAGTTTTTACTTTTGACAGCATTAGATTCTCCAATCCTAAAAGATTAAATGACAATTTACATAAAAAGGGTTTTCGTGCTGTATACATGATTGATCCTGGAGTAAAAGTCGATAAAGATTATGATGTCTACCAATCAGGCTCGCAGAATGGTGTCTGGGTAATGAAAAATAATGGAGAAGAGTATCACGGAAAAGTATGGCCGGGAGATTGTGTTTTTCCTGATTTTACAGATCCTAAAACTCGAAATTGGTGGGGCGGACTTTATAAAGATTTTTTAAATACTGGAATTGATGGGGTTTGGAACGACATGAACGAACCTGCTGTAAACGATAATGATTTTCCAGAAGACAAACGCCTCGGAACAATGCCTTACGATACACCGCACAAAGGCGGAGGAAACCTGCCTCAAGGCCCGCATTTACTGTATCACAATGCATATGGACGTTTAATGGTTGAAGCATCTTATAATGGAATTTTAAAAACAAATCCAGACAAAAGGCCTTTTCTTCTTACACGGTCAAATTTATTAGGAGGACAGCGTTACGCAGCGACTTGGACAGGTGATAATTATGCAGGCTGGGATCATTTAAAACTTTCTGTACCAATGTCTCTTACTTTAGGGCTATCAGGTCAGCCTTTTAATGGACCGGATATTGGAGGTTTCTTAGGAAATACAGATGGCGATTTATGGGCAAACTGGTTGAGTTTTGGTGCTTTTATGCCTTTCGCACGCGGACATGCCTGCGCAGGAACAAATGATAAAGAACCTTGGGCTTATGGTGCAGCAATCGAAAAAACTTCTCGTATTGCTCTAGAACGTCGTTATCGTTTACTGCCGTATTTGTACACGCTTTTTTATGAATCTTCTAAAACTGGACTACCTGTAATGGCTCCTGTATTTTTTGCGGATAGTAAAAATTCAAGTTTAAGAGATGAAGAACAAGCGTTTTTGTTAGGAGAAAATCTTTTGGTTGTTCCTTCATTTGCAAAAAAGCCTAAACTTCCTTCTGGCATTTGGGAAGAATTAAATCTTATTGAGGGGGAACAAAACGATAAATATCAGGCAAAACTGAAAATAAAAGGCGGATCCATTATTCCTGCTGGTAAAGTAATACAAAACGCAGGAGAGAATTCTTTTGACCCGTTAAGTCTTTATGTTTGTCTTAATGAAAAAAATACTGCAAAAGGAGAATTATATCTGGACGCGGGAGACGGATTTGGATTTGAAAAAGGAGATTACGCTTTAGTCACTTTTGCCGCTGAAAGAAAAAATGATACAGTTTTAGTAAAAGTAGCTAAAACAGAAGGAAAAAGAAACAGCAGCGCCGAAATTCAAAAAATAAATGTCAATTTGTTATTGAATGGTAAAATATATATTGGTTCTGGAACTCTTAAAAAAGGAATTACAGTTACTTTAAAATAA
- a CDS encoding SusD/RagB family nutrient-binding outer membrane lipoprotein, whose product MLKKLSYITLFALTLTSCSDTLDDINKNPNATETPLAPYLLTGTLKQGADLYWGSTNNFDSSLLFVQHWAKIQYTEPDRYDVSNTSFTSLWNTGYATLITDLNTIINFPDAQANSNYKGIALTLRSWTFLLLTDAYGSIPYKEAGQKVTPAYDTQKDVYTGLLADLKQAQTLLNASSGTVTGDLVYKGDIAKWKKLVNSLRLRIALRISDREPDLAKQAAIEATADAAGVLSSNNDTFKFTYISSPQQNPASAWFETRDDYRISKTMVDQLTVLSDPRLPVYAQLPSDASVGKYVGGANGLSNSDANSQGFAKTSKPGTYFLTSTSPAVIASYSETLFNLAEAAARGYIAGDSEQLYKNAITASFNQFGITDAAVITNYLNQASVKYDASNYAKSIGTQKWIAFFGQGLDAFTEWRRLDYPVLTAGPATVLDGKIPSRFFYPGTEQSLNGNSYQAAIAVQGKDLLTTKLWFDVK is encoded by the coding sequence ATGTTAAAAAAACTATCATATATAACTCTATTTGCATTGACATTGACCTCGTGCAGTGATACATTGGATGATATTAATAAAAATCCAAATGCAACTGAAACACCATTAGCACCTTATCTGCTAACAGGAACTTTAAAACAAGGAGCCGACTTATACTGGGGTTCAACCAATAACTTTGATTCATCTTTACTATTTGTGCAGCATTGGGCTAAAATCCAATATACTGAGCCAGACAGATATGATGTTTCGAATACTTCATTCACTTCTTTATGGAATACAGGTTACGCAACCTTGATTACAGATTTGAATACGATTATTAATTTTCCAGATGCTCAGGCAAATTCAAATTATAAAGGAATTGCATTAACGCTGCGTTCATGGACATTTTTATTGCTGACAGATGCTTACGGAAGTATTCCTTACAAAGAAGCAGGTCAAAAAGTAACGCCGGCATATGATACTCAAAAAGATGTCTATACAGGTCTTTTGGCAGATTTGAAACAAGCTCAGACTTTATTAAATGCATCAAGCGGTACTGTAACTGGTGATTTGGTTTATAAAGGTGATATCGCTAAATGGAAAAAACTGGTAAATTCACTTCGTCTTCGTATAGCGCTGCGAATTTCTGACAGAGAACCAGATTTAGCTAAACAGGCTGCTATAGAAGCAACAGCCGACGCAGCAGGAGTTTTAAGCAGTAATAATGATACATTTAAGTTTACTTATATTAGTTCGCCTCAGCAAAATCCAGCTTCAGCTTGGTTTGAAACACGTGATGATTACCGTATTTCTAAAACAATGGTTGATCAGTTAACTGTATTATCAGATCCGCGTTTACCAGTTTATGCACAGCTTCCATCAGATGCGAGTGTTGGTAAATACGTTGGAGGTGCTAATGGTTTATCTAACAGTGATGCTAATAGTCAAGGTTTTGCAAAAACATCAAAACCAGGAACTTATTTCCTAACTTCAACATCGCCAGCTGTTATTGCTTCTTATTCTGAAACATTATTTAATCTTGCAGAAGCAGCAGCCCGCGGTTATATTGCAGGTGATTCAGAGCAGTTATATAAAAATGCAATTACAGCATCATTCAATCAATTTGGTATTACCGATGCGGCGGTTATTACGAATTACCTAAATCAGGCATCAGTAAAATACGATGCATCAAATTATGCTAAATCAATTGGTACGCAGAAATGGATTGCCTTTTTCGGACAAGGTCTTGATGCCTTTACAGAGTGGAGAAGGCTCGATTACCCTGTCTTAACTGCTGGCCCTGCTACGGTTTTAGATGGCAAAATTCCGTCTCGTTTCTTTTACCCAGGAACAGAGCAGTCTTTAAACGGAAATAGTTACCAAGCGGCAATTGCTGTTCAAGGAAAAGATTTACTTACAACAAAACTTTGGTTTGATGTAAAGTAA
- a CDS encoding YheT family hydrolase codes for MPVIEQSEYNFPSIMHRNKHISTIYAALFKKFEVPGYTREKHELNDGDFINIDFIINDPKKAVILCHGLEGDSRRTYNNSCAAYFQQQDFSVFAWNNRTCGGEMNRLPRLYHHGAVDDLDEVVQFVLRKGFEEVYLIGYSMGGVQLLNYFGWTKIDERVKAGVSISVPTHIATSAAVLKQGFNRVYLKNFTIDIKRKLKHKAAQFPDFINSDQIDRITSFDEVDHYFTAPLHGYASREEYYEQVSPEFSLQNITTPVLIINSLDDPFLGERCYPRAIAQDSAYVYLETPRYGGHCAFPLKNSTYSYAEKRAYEFFKSYK; via the coding sequence ATGCCAGTAATTGAACAATCAGAATATAATTTCCCTTCGATTATGCATAGGAACAAGCATATTTCTACCATTTATGCTGCTTTGTTTAAAAAGTTTGAAGTTCCAGGATATACGAGAGAAAAACATGAGTTGAACGACGGGGATTTTATCAATATTGATTTTATTATTAATGACCCCAAAAAAGCGGTAATTTTATGTCATGGCTTAGAAGGCGATTCGCGCAGGACTTACAACAATAGCTGCGCAGCTTACTTTCAGCAGCAAGATTTTTCAGTTTTTGCTTGGAATAATCGTACTTGCGGCGGCGAAATGAACCGGCTTCCAAGACTTTATCATCATGGTGCAGTTGATGATCTGGACGAGGTAGTTCAATTTGTTCTCAGAAAAGGATTCGAAGAAGTCTATTTGATTGGATACTCAATGGGCGGTGTGCAGCTTTTAAATTATTTTGGATGGACAAAAATAGATGAACGCGTAAAGGCAGGAGTTTCTATCTCAGTTCCTACACATATTGCAACAAGCGCAGCTGTACTTAAACAAGGTTTTAACAGGGTTTATCTAAAAAATTTTACAATTGATATTAAAAGAAAATTGAAACACAAAGCAGCGCAGTTTCCTGATTTCATTAATAGTGATCAAATAGATAGAATTACCTCTTTTGATGAAGTAGATCACTATTTTACGGCACCGCTTCATGGCTATGCCAGTCGCGAGGAATACTATGAGCAGGTTTCTCCCGAATTTTCTCTTCAAAATATCACTACTCCAGTTTTAATTATTAATTCTCTCGACGACCCTTTTTTAGGCGAGAGATGTTATCCGAGGGCTATAGCGCAGGATAGTGCCTATGTCTATCTCGAAACTCCAAGGTATGGAGGTCATTGTGCTTTTCCACTTAAAAATTCAACGTATTCCTATGCAGAGAAAAGAGCTTACGAGTTTTTTAAGTCCTATAAATAA
- a CDS encoding SusC/RagA family TonB-linked outer membrane protein, giving the protein MKKKLNRYIWLCVFLISVGVKAQETKPLIQSKLEGTVVDAVTKEPVIGASINIKGTTHGVQTDFDGKFYFQTGQKFPYTLIVSYLGYKKAEVVVDKNAVVIELTEEQNQLSEVVVTALGISKEKKSLGYTTQALKNKDIAETKETNFLNSLSGKLAGVRITNSQGDMGSSRIIIRGETSIAGNNQPLFVVDGVPVDNSQLGSVGGATRDFKNAIADLNPNDIETLTVLKGPNAAALYGSRAAHGVVLITTKSGKSQKGLGITLNSGITISQVATLPSFQNTFGQGSNGRFSFVDGKGGGVNDGVDESWGPRMDGRLIPQFFSNGEAVPFVAHPNNVKDFFNTGVTYDNSISVARSDEKSDFRLGVNNQKQLGTVPNSEVNKTNFTINTNYQISKNIKVGVTGNYITTNAPALPGGPSGNRAAGVMLQFLWFGRQVDINELQSNRDVNWNNSYYSNPYWNAYYNTTSQQRNRIIGDVHLDAKLAEGLNFKFRTGVDYYNDRRKYTIKYGTNGTPFGSYAEDAYTVNEQNTEGIFTYTKNLNDDFSLDALAGFNIRNHSDANNYQKAPRLAVPDLYTLTNSRDPLTSSNYLSRLRVYSAYASAQLGYKNFAYLNLTARNDWSSTLPSSNRSYFYPSINGSLILSEALKLKSNTLDFLKLRGGWSEVGNDADPYQLATVYNFQTAFDGNPIQTSSQRKLNENLKPETTRSTEVGLEASFWKNRLHFDVAYYNTNSFDQILEIKTTASSGYNSQLINAGKINNNGIEIQLDGSPVQTENFKWNIGANYSRNRSKVEILDYAKQIQNYTIGSSGGVEVLASVGQAYGALYGTAYLRDASGNIVVGANGLPKADPTKKVLGHYTPDYLAGVTNTLTYKNLELSFLIDASVGGEIFSGTNRTGTYTGVLANTLPGRGAENGGLSYYLNGTTKTLVTGTPPAGTTVYDDGMIFNGVYDNGTPNTQVISAQEYYKASYNISEAYIYSSTFVKMREIKLAYNFTKSFAKKLGLEGASITAVGRNLFFIYKDAPNIDPETAFNTGNAQGLESLSLPTTRNFSLNVNLKF; this is encoded by the coding sequence ATGAAAAAAAAATTAAATAGATATATCTGGTTGTGTGTTTTTTTGATTTCCGTAGGAGTTAAAGCTCAAGAAACCAAACCCTTAATTCAGTCTAAACTTGAAGGAACAGTAGTCGATGCTGTTACGAAGGAGCCTGTTATTGGTGCTTCTATTAATATAAAAGGAACTACACACGGAGTTCAAACAGATTTTGATGGTAAATTTTACTTTCAAACGGGGCAAAAATTCCCTTATACTTTAATAGTTAGTTATTTAGGTTATAAAAAAGCAGAAGTTGTAGTCGATAAAAATGCTGTAGTTATTGAACTTACTGAAGAACAAAATCAATTATCAGAAGTTGTAGTAACTGCACTTGGTATCTCAAAAGAAAAGAAATCTTTAGGATATACAACGCAAGCTCTTAAGAATAAAGATATTGCCGAGACAAAAGAAACCAACTTTTTGAATAGTCTTAGCGGAAAATTAGCAGGAGTTCGTATTACCAACTCTCAAGGGGATATGGGATCTTCACGTATTATTATTCGTGGGGAAACTTCTATTGCAGGAAATAACCAGCCGTTGTTTGTAGTAGATGGAGTTCCTGTAGATAACTCTCAGTTAGGAAGTGTTGGAGGAGCGACTCGTGACTTTAAAAATGCAATTGCAGATTTGAATCCGAATGATATTGAAACCTTAACAGTATTGAAAGGACCGAATGCTGCAGCTCTTTACGGATCACGTGCGGCGCATGGTGTTGTTTTGATCACCACTAAATCTGGAAAAAGTCAAAAAGGATTGGGAATTACTTTAAATTCTGGAATAACGATTTCTCAAGTGGCGACACTGCCAAGCTTTCAAAATACATTCGGACAAGGATCTAACGGAAGATTTAGTTTTGTAGATGGTAAAGGAGGCGGTGTAAATGATGGTGTTGACGAAAGCTGGGGACCAAGAATGGACGGACGTCTTATTCCGCAATTTTTCTCCAACGGCGAGGCAGTTCCTTTTGTTGCACATCCTAATAATGTAAAAGACTTTTTTAATACTGGTGTTACGTACGATAATAGTATTTCTGTTGCCAGATCTGACGAAAAATCAGATTTTCGTTTAGGGGTAAATAACCAAAAACAATTGGGAACGGTTCCTAATAGTGAAGTAAACAAAACAAACTTTACAATCAATACGAATTACCAAATCTCCAAAAACATAAAAGTTGGGGTAACGGGTAACTATATTACGACTAATGCTCCAGCCTTACCTGGTGGTCCATCTGGAAACCGTGCTGCTGGTGTAATGCTTCAGTTCCTTTGGTTTGGCCGTCAGGTAGATATCAATGAGCTGCAAAGCAATAGAGATGTTAACTGGAACAACAGCTACTACAGTAATCCGTATTGGAATGCTTATTACAATACTACCAGCCAGCAGCGTAATCGTATAATTGGTGACGTCCATTTGGATGCAAAATTGGCTGAAGGACTTAACTTTAAATTCCGTACAGGAGTTGACTACTATAACGATCGTAGAAAGTACACGATTAAATATGGTACTAATGGAACGCCTTTTGGATCTTATGCTGAAGATGCTTACACTGTAAATGAGCAAAATACAGAAGGGATTTTTACTTATACTAAAAATCTAAATGATGATTTTAGTTTAGATGCTCTTGCTGGATTCAATATTCGTAACCACAGTGATGCAAACAATTATCAAAAAGCACCGCGTTTGGCTGTACCTGATTTGTATACGCTAACAAATTCTAGAGATCCATTGACTTCTTCTAATTATTTGTCAAGATTAAGAGTTTATAGTGCTTATGCTTCTGCACAATTAGGCTATAAAAACTTTGCTTATTTAAACCTTACAGCTCGTAATGACTGGTCATCTACATTGCCAAGTTCAAATCGTTCTTATTTCTATCCTTCTATTAATGGAAGTTTGATTTTATCTGAAGCTTTGAAACTCAAAAGCAATACGCTGGATTTCTTAAAATTACGCGGTGGTTGGTCTGAAGTAGGTAATGATGCAGATCCTTATCAATTGGCAACAGTTTATAATTTCCAAACAGCGTTTGATGGAAATCCAATTCAAACCTCATCACAAAGGAAATTAAATGAGAACTTGAAACCAGAAACAACACGCTCAACCGAAGTAGGTTTAGAAGCTTCTTTCTGGAAAAACAGACTGCATTTTGACGTTGCTTATTATAATACAAATAGTTTCGATCAGATTTTGGAGATTAAAACAACAGCATCAAGTGGTTACAACTCACAGTTAATCAATGCAGGTAAAATAAACAATAACGGTATAGAAATTCAATTGGATGGAAGCCCTGTTCAAACGGAAAACTTCAAATGGAATATCGGTGCCAATTATTCTAGAAATAGAAGTAAAGTAGAAATCTTGGACTATGCAAAACAAATTCAAAACTATACAATAGGTTCATCTGGAGGTGTTGAAGTATTAGCTTCTGTAGGACAGGCTTATGGAGCGCTTTATGGAACTGCTTACCTGCGTGATGCCAGCGGAAATATCGTAGTAGGAGCAAATGGTTTACCAAAAGCTGATCCGACCAAGAAAGTTTTAGGACATTACACGCCAGATTATTTAGCAGGTGTTACAAATACATTGACTTATAAAAACCTTGAATTATCATTCCTTATTGATGCAAGTGTAGGAGGAGAAATTTTCTCTGGAACAAATAGAACGGGTACTTATACAGGAGTATTGGCTAATACGCTTCCAGGACGTGGTGCTGAAAATGGAGGATTAAGCTACTATTTAAATGGTACTACAAAAACTTTAGTAACAGGAACTCCGCCGGCAGGGACAACGGTTTATGATGACGGAATGATCTTTAACGGAGTATATGATAATGGAACTCCAAATACTCAAGTTATTAGTGCTCAGGAATATTACAAAGCTTCATACAACATTAGCGAAGCTTATATCTACAGCTCAACTTTTGTAAAAATGAGAGAAATTAAACTGGCTTATAATTTTACAAAATCATTTGCTAAAAAACTGGGATTAGAGGGAGCAAGTATTACAGCAGTTGGTCGTAACTTATTCTTTATTTACAAAGATGCACCAAATATTGATCCTGAAACAGCTTTCAATACTGGAAATGCTCAAGGTTTGGAGAGTTTATCTTTGCCAACAACGAGAAACTTCAGTCTTAATGTTAATCTTAAATTTTAA
- a CDS encoding FAD-dependent oxidoreductase, which yields MRVKKNEIEKTSWTICEECQGRGKKSRRLSKKIRLQYQTELEDFEKSNGEGIAPIRPKAHLYTCLNCNGSGLIPSSSHPTADTENYPHVAIIGAGIGGAALALACLHRGIPFTLFERDVNFSARSQGYGLTLQQASKAIEGLGIFSLEEKVISTRHIVHTTDGKVIGEWGIRKWLESGTKTTAKRTNMHIARQSLRLAMLEQLGGDDTVKWGHQLIDFKQGGDQSINLNFHVNGETKSFNADLVVGADGIRSSVRKLLIGDTISPLRYLDCIVILGICPLKNLEDHNSTLLDAATVFQTANGNERIYMMPYTTDSIMWQLSFPMSEAEAKKLSAQGPKALKEEACRRTQWHDPIPQILSATPEGKISGYPVYDRDLLRSELLHNAGPATLIGDAAHPMSPFKGQGANQALLDALTLARVISKKCKPLSQWRKSGIRESVLNEFENEMLERSAVKVKDSADAAQFLHSEIVLHEGDEPRGRCLKSKESKK from the coding sequence GTGAGAGTAAAAAAGAATGAAATAGAAAAAACCAGCTGGACTATTTGTGAAGAATGTCAGGGCCGTGGTAAAAAAAGCCGCAGACTGAGCAAGAAAATACGACTTCAATATCAAACGGAACTGGAGGATTTCGAAAAATCAAATGGTGAAGGAATAGCTCCAATTCGGCCTAAAGCCCATCTTTACACATGTTTGAACTGTAACGGATCTGGATTGATTCCTTCGTCAAGTCATCCAACGGCGGATACAGAAAATTATCCTCATGTTGCAATTATTGGTGCAGGAATTGGAGGCGCAGCTTTAGCTTTGGCATGCCTTCACCGCGGTATTCCATTTACACTTTTTGAGCGTGATGTTAATTTTTCGGCTCGCTCTCAAGGATACGGACTTACACTACAGCAAGCAAGCAAAGCGATTGAAGGACTGGGAATTTTTTCATTGGAAGAAAAGGTAATTTCTACCAGGCACATCGTTCATACCACAGACGGAAAAGTTATTGGAGAATGGGGAATTAGAAAATGGCTGGAATCTGGAACAAAAACAACTGCCAAACGCACCAATATGCATATTGCACGACAGTCGCTTCGGTTAGCAATGTTAGAACAGCTTGGCGGAGATGATACTGTAAAATGGGGACATCAATTAATTGATTTTAAACAAGGTGGAGATCAAAGCATCAATCTAAATTTTCACGTAAATGGAGAAACCAAAAGCTTTAATGCCGATCTTGTTGTTGGGGCTGATGGTATTCGAAGTTCTGTACGTAAACTATTGATAGGCGATACTATTAGTCCGCTGCGTTATCTAGACTGTATTGTAATACTTGGAATTTGTCCTCTAAAAAATCTGGAAGATCATAATAGTACTTTGTTAGATGCTGCGACGGTATTTCAAACGGCTAATGGCAACGAAAGAATCTACATGATGCCTTATACTACCGACTCCATAATGTGGCAGCTCAGCTTTCCGATGTCAGAAGCAGAAGCAAAAAAATTAAGCGCTCAAGGACCAAAAGCACTAAAAGAAGAAGCATGCCGAAGAACACAATGGCACGATCCTATTCCACAGATTTTAAGCGCTACTCCTGAGGGTAAGATTTCTGGATATCCTGTATATGATAGAGATTTACTTCGATCAGAATTACTGCATAATGCTGGTCCAGCAACCTTAATTGGAGACGCTGCTCATCCAATGAGTCCTTTTAAGGGACAAGGTGCCAATCAAGCTCTACTCGATGCGCTTACACTGGCCCGCGTTATTTCAAAAAAATGCAAACCATTATCGCAATGGAGAAAAAGCGGCATTCGCGAAAGCGTATTAAATGAGTTTGAAAACGAAATGTTAGAACGCAGTGCCGTAAAAGTAAAAGATTCCGCAGATGCCGCACAGTTCCTCCACTCTGAAATTGTACTTCATGAAGGCGACGAACCAAGAGGACGCTGTTTAAAAAGTAAAGAATCAAAAAAATAA